The following proteins come from a genomic window of Abditibacteriaceae bacterium:
- a CDS encoding oligosaccharide flippase family protein, whose amino-acid sequence MNPIFRLRDAVMRRLPSGSYKRSIVMLTGGTAVGQLMLLLASPLLSRLYSPEDFGCLAIYTSILSILVTIIALCYERATLIVEDDLSLAHLQTLCFLVMFVFVGIALIFILAFRSSVVVWLKAPPQTQNYLLFLPLSLLGAGTYQILSYAAMRRKNFGVLAKTRLQQSAGQVGVQSLFGFLHAGPLGLILGDVCGRSGGGFLIAKQEYRTYRSLNAKISWHGIYNVAVRYKKFPLISTTSALLNSLGITLPVLLLSASYGVQIAGWYSLGQRIIGLPMLMMGNAVSQVFVGEAARLRRESPGDLLPLFLRTLRKLMFVGFFPIVTIGLASPALFPFVFGSQWKTAGQYTQWLALMFFLQFIANPLGGTLDVLERQDLHFWREVIRIALLSGVLLFAKMMGFGSSQAICLLALAGMASYGFYIYISWYALQSERASLDANVA is encoded by the coding sequence ATGAACCCTATATTCCGCTTACGAGACGCTGTGATGCGTCGCTTGCCTTCAGGCTCCTATAAACGCAGCATCGTAATGCTTACGGGCGGCACCGCAGTGGGACAACTCATGCTCCTACTGGCATCGCCTCTGCTTTCGCGGTTATATTCTCCCGAAGATTTCGGCTGCCTTGCTATTTATACTTCGATTCTTTCCATCCTCGTGACGATTATTGCTTTATGCTACGAAAGAGCGACGTTAATTGTCGAAGACGACTTATCGCTGGCTCATCTTCAAACCTTGTGCTTTCTCGTGATGTTTGTCTTTGTAGGGATCGCGCTAATTTTTATATTGGCTTTTCGTAGCTCGGTTGTTGTCTGGCTCAAGGCTCCACCTCAAACACAAAACTACCTTTTATTTCTACCCTTAAGCTTGTTAGGAGCCGGAACATATCAGATATTAAGTTATGCTGCGATGCGCCGCAAAAACTTCGGGGTCCTGGCGAAAACACGCCTGCAACAAAGTGCGGGCCAAGTTGGGGTGCAGAGCCTTTTCGGATTTCTACATGCCGGCCCGTTGGGTCTGATCTTAGGCGATGTCTGCGGAAGATCGGGTGGTGGATTTTTAATTGCGAAACAAGAATACCGCACTTATCGCAGCCTAAATGCAAAGATAAGTTGGCATGGTATTTACAATGTGGCGGTCCGGTATAAGAAATTTCCCCTTATATCAACGACTTCCGCCTTATTAAATAGCTTGGGCATCACGCTGCCTGTCCTCCTTTTATCTGCCTCGTATGGCGTGCAAATCGCCGGTTGGTACTCGCTCGGGCAGCGCATTATTGGACTTCCCATGCTGATGATGGGGAACGCTGTCTCGCAGGTATTTGTCGGGGAAGCGGCAAGACTTCGCCGTGAGTCTCCTGGAGATTTGTTACCTTTATTCCTAAGAACTTTGCGTAAGCTTATGTTCGTCGGGTTTTTTCCTATCGTGACTATTGGCCTTGCAAGTCCTGCTTTATTTCCTTTTGTCTTTGGGTCACAATGGAAAACAGCGGGGCAATATACGCAATGGCTAGCCCTCATGTTCTTTCTCCAATTTATCGCCAATCCCTTGGGGGGAACACTCGACGTTTTAGAACGGCAGGATTTGCATTTTTGGCGAGAGGTTATTAGAATAGCGCTGCTCTCAGGCGTCCTGCTGTTTGCAAAAATGATGGGGTTTGGATCGAGCCAAGCGATCTGCCTCCTGGCTTTGGCCGGGATGGCAAGTTACGGCTTTTATATTTACATTTCCTGGTATGCCCTCCAGTCGGAGCGCGCCAGCCTTGATGCCAATGTTGCATAG
- a CDS encoding glycosyltransferase family 4 protein has translation MLKFKVAVLTSAHTAKDIRIFHKQCVSLAKAGYDVNLIVPSTEAGWHDGVKILPVERYSSRLKRMTLTVWRIFSLAVKLKADIYHFHDPELIPIGLLLRAMGKKVIYDVHEDAPATVLSKQYLWKPLRQPISKCLHWLESTAVRRFSAVIPVTLKIAERFKHHPHCVVVRNYPMPHEFTMSDDVDWGTRQNSAAYVGGISEARGIRQMVEAITCLPQEFLGQFKVLELAGGFLSTTLRDEIIKLPGWSYANEHGVVGRAEVAHILANARVGLVVLHPTPNHLHSLPIKLFEYMSSGIPVVASDFPLWREIIEAAGCGILVDPFDTQAIASAMQYLFEHPAEAEKMGQQGRDAVRSHYNWGQQEAQLLKLYSDLLQGKK, from the coding sequence ATGCTCAAATTTAAGGTGGCCGTATTAACGTCCGCTCATACTGCAAAAGATATTCGAATTTTTCATAAACAGTGTGTTTCTCTAGCAAAGGCAGGTTACGATGTTAATTTAATCGTTCCAAGTACAGAAGCGGGATGGCACGACGGCGTCAAGATTCTGCCCGTTGAACGCTATTCCAGTCGGCTGAAACGAATGACGCTAACTGTTTGGCGAATCTTTTCTCTTGCGGTCAAGCTCAAGGCCGATATCTACCACTTTCACGATCCAGAACTCATTCCTATAGGATTGTTGCTACGAGCAATGGGGAAGAAAGTCATTTACGACGTTCATGAAGATGCTCCGGCAACTGTTTTATCCAAACAATATCTATGGAAACCCCTGCGACAGCCGATTTCAAAGTGCTTGCACTGGCTGGAAAGCACGGCGGTGCGCCGATTCTCTGCAGTTATCCCGGTAACCCTGAAAATTGCCGAACGTTTCAAGCATCACCCGCACTGCGTAGTCGTTCGCAACTACCCAATGCCTCACGAATTTACGATGAGTGACGATGTCGATTGGGGCACTCGTCAGAACAGCGCAGCCTATGTGGGCGGGATTTCCGAGGCTCGAGGAATTCGGCAAATGGTGGAAGCAATCACCTGTCTGCCGCAAGAATTCCTTGGTCAATTCAAGGTGTTGGAGCTAGCGGGCGGTTTTTTATCGACGACTCTACGGGATGAAATTATTAAATTGCCCGGTTGGTCGTATGCTAATGAACACGGCGTTGTAGGGCGAGCCGAAGTAGCGCACATATTGGCAAACGCCAGGGTTGGGCTCGTTGTTCTACATCCGACACCGAACCACTTGCACTCGCTGCCCATCAAACTTTTCGAATATATGTCGAGTGGGATTCCTGTTGTTGCTTCGGATTTTCCTTTATGGCGTGAAATCATTGAAGCTGCCGGATGCGGGATTCTTGTTGATCCCTTCGATACCCAAGCCATCGCTTCGGCCATGCAATACTTGTTCGAGCATCCCGCCGAAGCTGAAAAAATGGGCCAACAAGGACGCGATGCCGTTCGATCTCATTACAATTGGGGGCAACAGGAAGCTCAGCTTCTGAAATTATACAGTGACTTACTGCAAGGCAAAAAGTAA